The stretch of DNA agcatcacCACAATGCAATGACTGAAATAGGttaaacaaaaaagataaaagaaacaattgTTAGAAGTGGAAAAGCAATGTCCATAACACACTAACTCTGTGACTAATAGGAGGAAAGGAGGAAGTTAACCTCAGAACCAATGCACTTGCAATACAGTAGATTCCCCTAAAGGCACACCATGGGATATGTGTCGTGGTTAAACCAGGTGACAGATCAGTATATAGTCTCACCCAACCCCAAAAGAAATAGTTCTTCTGATTGGGTTCTGCAtattttacatctaccaaatttccCTTTCAAAGCTTTGGTCAATCATATCTATGATGGATGATATTTGCTCAAGATTCCAGACTATGAGCTTGAACCTGAAATTGCATAGTTTAAAGTGAAgattttaaccacacaaccatgtcttcACCCATTTTTGAAACACAATTAAATGACTGTTTAAGTTATGACTAGAATAGTGTTAATTAAAGTTAATTCTAATAACTTTCATTAACATTTTTTCTAGTGTATATTTAAATCTTTTGATGTGGAACAGATTGTTATTTTTGCAATCTGCCTAGTATTAAGCCACCTGtgttttcattgataaatatagCAAAATTTGATTGTGTAATATTATAAACAACTACACAAATTATTTTTGTGCTTAGGAAATATAATATGTTTGCAGCTTAACTCCTGATGGAAATATGTTCTAGAAGCTAAAGCATATGGTTGACATAGAAGAGATATTTACAGAACCATAATcatcacagttctatatttaagggatgaggaattatgtacattatttacattatttacattcgacggatatttctcctcattttgtttgttgttaacacaacgtttcggctgatacaccgtccagccttcttcagaggtcttggggaaatttcaaacctggtttctcattcctaaggtatttttcgatgttgttgttattattattattattattattagtgttcaggtcactgcttgaaatcgaatgggaatcttggggttagtagcctgcgcacTTAACCACTACTGCATATGCCCGTGGTATATAGCGTAGTGACATAATCATCATACTCATAAAAATGTTTATTAACTACATTAATACATAGCCATATTTGCAACATTAAACTGTCATTACTACTAGAGGGATGACTGGAAAATTAAgacatcaattttattttattttattttattttatttatttgtgtaaaatAGAAGATTGTATGATTGCATGAACTGAAAGTTGATGCTGAAGAGAATTAAGTGGATAATATATATCTCTAAGATTTGAACTAgcaaggaaatatattttttttattatagtttaaccttttagcatttagattgGCCATACCCAGCCCAAGCTATTCAAACTaaccagattcagcctctcacacctacccttcaatgtcattctaaaagcaatcacatcattgaaatttcaaaccaGTGAGATAATGTGtaattaattccaaacaatgttcataaataagtattacatttgacagaataatccgaATGTTGAAGAGTTAAGGACAGTTTTATGTCCCATTTAGGGCACTAAAGATTATCTACTGTGATAAAATGGGTACCAGAAAGCTCAATATTATCAACtaggaaattttaattaatcaaaattataCCCTTTGTGGTGAGAAGAATCTATCATAATAGGAAAGAAGGGTTTTGCTCATGACCCTTTGCAAGGCCTCCAAAAtggtggatgaggaggaggaaggttTCTTCAAACCAGAAACCTGACTGAAATGCTTGCATCAAAATGGGCTCCACTAAAAGCAACCATTGTGTTAAATGGTAGTGTTAAACTGTGTGATGGATTAATAATACTACAAAACAACCTATCCAATGTTCAAATGTTTCCATCagtctgttttgtgtgtgtgtgggtgggggggtcAGTTCCTTATTTATCAAACTTGGAAAAATGAGAAGCAAAGTTCAcattagcagaatttgaaatgaTAATGTAAGGTGCCAAATACCACAATGCATTCTGTCTGCTCTAACGACATTACCAATTTCCTGCCTACAGAAGAGTAACATTAGTGATATACTTACAGTTATGCTGAAAATGTATgccaacaattataataattaaaattttctaatttaatttattgtaGAAAGGAGAACGTTAGATTTTAACTACTGTCTAATGATGAAGTTTATTTAGATATTAGTTTTTTTAACTGGCATAGCACTTAAGTAAAGATTAAGAAGACAGAAGCATGACTATACTGATAAAGATAAGACTCTCTCTCCACCACCACATTCCATATTTAATCAACTGTAATTAATTAACTGAAGTTTTAGGGTTGTCTCCTTAACCTTTCCTTGACCTTGTGGTTTAAGGTACATTCCCTAATGCATGGTCtctggctgaccaatgctttgagtGTGAGactggtaggtggaaactgcaagaagcccacagacatatgcacacacggacacacacacacacacacatgcacatacacatacactcacatacacagacacatggatacttatacaacaggcttctatcagtttctgtctaccaaatctattcacaaggctttgtgtcttctactatagccctaggctacTGATCccaaagccacatggttgcaaagcaaacttttaaACTATTCGGCTATATACCTGCACCTTCAGACATGTCTGCAtttatgttaatgttattattatggcAAATTATCAGAATCATTATGACACTGAAAAAATTatgccttgtacttattccagatgttgtttttttttatgttctaagttcaaatcctggagaggaactttgcctttcatccttttggggttgataaagtgcCAGTCAGGTACTGAAACTGATGTACTTGACTAACCCTGTCACCCTAAAATAGATGGCTTTGTGCAAAAGAATTTGAaacagattattattactattattattattgtcctctcatcctttcaagatcaaagaaaaaaaagcatcagtcgagtattggggtcgatgtagttgactgtTCCCCTCCCccagtttcaggccttgtgcctatagaaaggagctggcagagtcgttagcatggcaggcaaaatgtttagcagtattttgtcagttgcaatgttctgagttcaaattctgctgaggtcaactttgcctttcattctttcgggatcaaatggtgggttaatgtaatcaactagtcccctcccttcaaattttaggccttgtgtgcctgtagtagaaaggattattattgttgttgttattattgtcattatttttctattttccctttcatccttctaaggtcaataaaatgaagtaccagccaAGTGCTAGGGTTGGTGCTACTGATTAAGCCCTTCCCCTCAATATTGCTGGCCATGCCCCTAaatcagaagccattattattattatcattttttttaatgaaaactcacaacttattttgctgagtatgatggaaagtatcagctgtccacagccagcagactaaggtgacactttttaactggtcatgcttcaagaaccttgcacagaattcttgcagttccaaagcatattttattgtgtttggggagaatcattctgttttaataccttattaattaacacactcaacggttcaatttccactcatttacattttatttttttgatttccactcatttacttatttattctttctggaaaaaataaataagtaaatgagaggaaatcgaaccagtgagtgtgttaattaataaggcattaaaacagaatgactctccccagacacaataaattattattcttattatgcaAATTTTGCCAAAACCCACTAGCCTGCCAAGTTATTGTTCAGATAGCTTTAGTATCTCTATGGAAACACTGTTGAGTGTATATAATTTACAACTATTGATGGCATTCgtgatttatttaattttgaagttTTTATTACAGTCAAGTGATACAAAGAGATTGCTAATTGGGATTGTTAattattctttgaaatatttattgccaAAATATTTGTCTGTTTTTAAGGATTTCAAGAGCCAACAGTTAAGAATAGAAATCAAAATTGCAtgcactctactactactactactactactactactactactactactactaccactactactactactactactactactcagcaTATTTGACAatcataattcatttttatttccagGAAACAGAGAGAGTCTGTTTGACTCCAGTTATGGTGAAGATCTCTTCAAGAGGTGGGAGATACGTCTCTATGGTGAAAGTTACAGTCGCCCTGAAAGACATAGTCCCCAAAGATCCCCTGAAAGGGAAAGAAGGTACAGATCATCAAGTCAGGAATCGGACAGACACTCCAGATATAGCAGATATTCGGAGAGTCCTTACAACAGGTACCCTAGCTATGGCGGTGGTTCCAAAGAACGCTACAGCAGATATGACCGATTCCGAAGGTCAGAGTCATATGATCTATCCCAAAGGTCAGAGTCACATGACCAATATAGACGGTCAGAGTCATTTGACCTTGGCTCCGATTACGACGCCAGGTATGATGATAATTTTAGACGAAACCTAAGAAGAAGAACTAGTGATAGTGACTATTCAATAGACACAGATGATGAAACTAAACCCTGGTCAATGAGAGGCAGACACCATGAAAAGCGAGAGGAAAAATATTCCAAGGAAACTACTGATCCTACATCACCAAGACCATATGATGAGCTGGACAGTACTTCAAGAACTACGAGAGAAACTTTAGAGCAAAAGTTACAAGTGAAGGAGACAAAGAGGATTTCTGATAAGTCTATTGAATCTGTGGAAGAGAAGTATAGTGCTTTGACAAAATCCCTTTTTGCTGATTCTGCTGGTTCTAAAGAAACTACAACTGACAGGACAGAATATATTAGTAGCtcaaaagaatataaaacagataGTATTGGTATGGAGGAAGATAAGAAACTAGAATTTCAGGATGTCTCTTATGATTCAAGTCATCAAAAATACAAGCTATCATATGAAACGGAGAGTTCGGATGTTTTTGTAGACACAGAAGTTCCCACTAAGAAAGTAACAGAGACACCTGAGAAGGTAACTGATGTTCCCACTGAAGTCCCTGAGAAAGCAGCTGATATACCAGTTGAAGTACCTGAGAAAGTAGTTGATGTTCCTGCAGATGTACCTGAAAAAATAGTTgatatttctgttgaagtacCTGAAAAAGTAGCTGATATACCCATAGAAGTACCTGAGAAAGTAGCTGATATACCTGTTGAAGTACCTGAAAAAATAGTTgatatttctgttgaagtacCTGAAAAAGTAGCTGATATACCCACAGAAGTACCTGAGAAAGTAGCTGATATACCTGTTGAAGTACCTGAAAAAATAGTTgatatttctgttgaagtacCTGAAAAAATTGTTGATATTCCCACAGAGATCCCTGAGAAAGTAGCTGATGTTCCCACTGAAGAACCTGAGAAAATAGttgatatttcttttgaaatacctGAAGCAGTTGCTGAAATTCCTGTAGAGGTACCTGAGAAAGCAGCTGACATTCCTGTTGAGGTGTTTGAGAAAGTCGCTGATGTTCCCACAGAAGAACCTGAAAAAGTTGCTGATGTCCCCACTGAGAAAGCAGCTGAAATTACTGTTGAAGAACCTGAGAAAGCAGttgatatttcttttgaaatacctGAAACAGTAGCTGATATTCCCACAGAGCTACCTGAGAAAGTAACTGATGTTCCTGCTGAAGTACCAGAAAAAGCTCCTGAGGTCTCTACGGATGTAGCAGAGAAGACAGCTGATGCTCCCACCAACATAGCTGAAACTATAACTGATGTTCATGTTGAAGTAAGGGAGGAAATATCAGAGGTCTCTACAGATGTAGCAGAGAAGACAGCCGATGCTCCCACCGACATAGCTGAAACAATAACTGATGTTCATTTTGAAGTGAGTGAGGAAATATCAGAAGTCTCTACAGATGTAGCAGAGAAGGTACATGATACTCCAAGTGATATGCATGAAACAGTATCAGAGGTCATCACGACCGATTCATCTGAGAAGATTACTGATGTTTCCACTGAGATAACTGAGGTGTTTGAGGTTACCACTGAGGTAACTGAAAGAAAATCTGAGATTTCCACTGATATAACTGAAGAGACTACTAGTGTTTCTGCTGATGTAACTGAGTTAGAATCTGATATAGTTGCAGATGTAGCTAACAAGGAACCAGAAACTATTACTGTTATATCAGAGACCATTACAAATGTAATTGAGAAAAGATCCAATATTGACACTGAAGAAACAGGAAAAGAAGTAGATTTTTCCTTTACAGTATCTGAGGAGAATGTACAAGTTGGAGAAAAAGGAGATGTTGGTGTAACTGAAGAAAGGACGGTTGTTGTAGATAAACAAGACCAGGAACAATGTTTTAGCATTGCAGTATCAGATGAAAACGTAAATATTGTTTCTGATGTAACAGAAGGACAGGATGGTAAAGTTCATATGACAACAGAAGACCAAGAAATCACTGTGGAATTTGATAGTGATAAGTTTGGCCAGTTACAGAGTGAAGTAACAGTAGAAGGTGTCAAGGAAAAAACTGAAACAGTCACAGAATCTTATGGTGTAGAAACTGAGGTGAAAACAGAAAAGGTGGACATAATCAGTGGTGAAGGTACTCATATTGAAGTACCTGATACAAAAGATGTCAAAGTAGTCGATGTTCACACCGAAGTACATCAGCAACATGGTGGACTTCTCACTGAAGATGAAGCTAAAGAAGGAGGTGTTCATGAAGAAGTATCTTATCAAAAAACAGAAGTGTATACTGAGAAAGGAGCTGATGGGTCTACTAAAACTACTGAAGTAACATCTACAATAACTGAGAAAGGATCTGAAGGGTCTAGTCAAACAACTGAAGTAATAACCACAACTACTACGAAAACTGTTAAGGGAAAATATGAAAGTTCAGAAATGGAAGGTACTGCAAGTGAAGTCCTCTCCAGTGAAGTACAAGTGGAACAATTTGATGACTCAGTTGAAAAAGAAATACCAAATGGTGCAGAGTCGGTTCTGGTAGAAGTAAAGACTGGATTATCAATAAGCCCTGAAAGACAACAAACATTTAGCTTTGATTTTGTACAAGATGCTCAGGGGGAAATGGAGAGTGTTGCTGGAGCTTCTTCTTCCACAGTAGAACAAAGTTTTACCACAGAAACATTCACAGAAAATGGAACTGAACGTGAAGTTACTTTGTCACATGATAAAGAAGTAATAATTGAAGAATATGAAACCTTTTCAATTCCTcctggccaaaatatttttgtggaaAATAAAAGTCAAATTGAACAACTTTGTGAGTTAAgtgaggagaaaagaaaagaaataattgataGTTCTGAACGGGAATTCAGTTTACTAGAGCAGACACCTGATACTAAGTTAAAGTATACAACTAAGAGTGAACAGGAAAATACTGAATATGGCCAGTGGGACATTTCAGAGAAATTAGTAAAGGATGGAGTAATCAACACTGACGAAGCACTCAATGAGAAATATCAGCAGTTAAATCAGAAAATAGAAGGCAAACAGAAGGATCATGAAATAATTAGTGCTAGTGATGATTCTCTGACATTTGATAATAAGACAGGTGTAGTATCTAGTtcccttgctgctgctgctgttcatgAAGAGAAACTTGATACATCAACAAAAACAGAACTACACCAGTCTGAGGCTACAGGAGAATATAGTAACTATATATCTTCAGATAAAGAGCGTGAAAAACCTCTTATCACCGACTTGCAATCAGATATTGGAAGTAAAAGCGTTACTGAAAGTCAAGAagttgaagaaataaataaacagagaatatCAGAAATAAGTGATATTCATAAAGAAGAAATTTCAAGAAAAGATGTGGAAGATTTTGCTGAATCTTTTGTTCATAAAATTattgaagaagaaatgaaagaaaaatcttCTAGTACTGATTCATCCACATCTAAACTGACCAAAGATTTAAAAACAGAAACTGGACCTTCTGATGGTTTGGCTAAAGACAATGCATTTGAACAAACTGCAACTATTGTCAATGTAGAAcctgatgaagaattaggaaaAGTCGCCAAGGATGTGGAtaagaaactgaaacaagaatataCTGTCGAAATGCCAGTATCACCTGACCAAAGAAACCTCtcagtaaatgaaaatattagcAATGAATCTCAATCAACTTTTAAATATGAAGAAACTAAACTGATGAAGGATGAACGCACAGTTCACACTAGCTCACCTGTTATTGAAGAAATGGTGTCACCATTTGATCAATCAGAAGAAGTGCATCGAGGCATTGTTGAAGAGCCTGATGAAGAACGTGTTGTTTCAAAGAGTAGTAAAAAGGAGAATGTATTTTTCGATACTAATGATTTCGAATTGAGTAACATTTGCCAAGATGTTTCTAAAGATGAAGTCAAAAAAATAACTGACACACCCCAGCCTCCTATAAGCAAAGATTTTTCTGATAACCAAGAATATACAAAACAAGAATTGGATTCAAATAGGGGTGTACAAAAGGAAGAAACAGATTACAAATCTACAGAAGTGAGGGAAAAATTGGAATTCAGAGAATCGCCTAGTGACTCATCGAGTAAAAAGGCTGCTTTTATTCACCATGAGGATAGTTGTGAATTTGGCTTTGATTCAGAGACTGCTTCAACTGACGATGCTGCTGATACACAGTTTTCTAGCTCTAAGAGTAGGTTAATGTATTCCAGGAGGACTGTTCAGTCATCAGATCTTGATAATAAAGGTTATGAAAGATCTTTTGATGAAGTGTCTGGTGTTTCCAGTACGGATGATCTGGAAATGAATGAAGATGCTTCTGCATCTAAATTCTACAGACGAAGAACTTTTCAGAGACAAAATACAGATGATCAACTAGAGGAAGACCAATGCTATACTGAAAGACCTTTTGAATCATGGAGCACTTCTGAACATTATGAAACTGGTAGGAAATCTTACAAACTAGGAGGAAATATTGGAAAAGAAGATTTACCGTCAGAAAGTGATGGAGTATGGACAAGGAAACCAATATTTTCTGAGGATTCCTTATCTTATGTCTCTGAACAGGCAAGTATCTCCAGTGAATCTTTCCGGGGTATTGATACAGAGTCGAATAGAACAAGTTCCTTAGAAAGACAGTTGTCCGAGGATGAAACTTTCTTCCTAAGACAAACTTCTATAGATTCAGATCGACTAAATTACCAGTTTCCTGATGATGTAAATATCTCTCAAAGACAAAAATTTGATCCAGAAGAATTTTTTTATCGGCAAATTTCAGAAGATGCTGCATATGATAAACAGACTTCAAAGGAAAGACATTCTGATCAAAGACAAATTTCAGAAGACACATCTTACCAAAGACAGAGTTCAGAAGATGCGGGTATAAGGAAGAAACAAGAGGTTAAAGATATTGAGCATCAGTCATCTGAAAGTTCTGAGCCTAGTGACAGTCAGACCAGACATCTTCATAGAGAGAGCGAGGATTACAGTGTAGTTACTAAAAAAGAATATGAAgcagatggagaagaagaaattGATGAATCTCACAGAACAAAGCATTTAGATACTGCTGAACAAAGTGTAACTGAAAAatcagaaacaataacaacaactgaaaAATCAGTGAAAGAATCAAGTCAAATTACTACAAGTACAGAATCTAGTGAACACTCAAAAACAACTACCGAGGGCGGCCAGAGTCCTGAACAACAAAGTTCTAGAAAATCCAAAAGTCAATCACCTAGTCAAGTTGTTGCGAGCTCAGAATCTACTGAACGCTCAAAGAAAACTACTGAGGGCAGTCGAAGTCCTGAACAACCAAGTTCCAGAAAATCCAAAAGTCAATCACCCATGCCTCAAGATGCATATCAGATTGAACAGTTATTAAGAGCAGCTCGTATCAAATCACCTACCAtggaagaaatattaaaagacaGGTAAGTCAGTATTTCATGTTGAGAAGTATATCATgtgattttatataaaattatatagaatCTTTGTTAGGAAATATAATGGgatttataattaaacatttttacATAAATTTAATTTGGCTCAAGCAATATATTGGCACATTCTAAAACATAAAATGTATTGACATTGTCTATATGAGATCAGCTAAATCTAAAATTAgtacaatatataatttaaaatatttctattttagaaatatttattcttaaaaggttctaatttattttaaagtatttataaCTTTATTCACTTTTTTAGTTTTCTGCAATTTACATTAGTATTGGgaaaaaatctatttaaaaaaactttaaaaggAAACTATTAACTGTTAAACCAATGTTTTTATGTTGTATTATAGATAATATCCTTAGGCCTCGCAGGAAAAGTCTCTTTAcaacaatattaattttatttgtttctttaataaAAACACTTCATAAAGCTTTCGTACTTTGTTATTAAGCACCAGACATCTCATATCTACAGAGCAATttgttctttttctctgtttttttttttttttttttttttttcacaactatTTTATCTGTAAATTTAAAATTGTAAGGTATATCAGAGGAGAAATATTGAATTAATAGCTGTAAAATCTTATGATGTTAGTATTGAGCAATACACATTTTGACTGATCCTTAGAACTGAAATTAGAAATTAATCTGTTTATATACCATTTATAACAATTTAAACGTTTTTGGCTGTTATCAGACTACTATATTAATACAATGTTCATTCTGGTATAAAAACCCTACAAATTACTCTAATGTTAAGAGATAATTTACAAAGAGGAAGAGAGTGACTGAATAATGAGAGGACGAGCAAGAAGTAATATAAGTAATATTTgctgcaaaatattttatgaaccAGCATGTGAAAGCATCTTGATAtgaagtgtgtttgtttgtgtgtctaagtgtctatatatatgtattactgtatatgtgtgtatatatatatatatatatatatatatgtattactgtatatgtgtgtgtatatatatatatatatatatatatatatatgtatatacacacatatatatatgtaagtatatatgtatatgtgtatatatatacgtgtatatatatatgtatatatatacatatatatatatgcatatacatatatatgtatgtatgtatatatattatatatatatataatatatatatatatatatatatatctatatatatatatacatatatatatatatatatatatatatatgtatatatatgtatgtatatatatctatatctatatttatatatatctatatctatatatctatatatatatatatatgtgtgtatgtatgtatgtatgtatgtatgtatgtatgtatgtatgtatgtatgtatgtatgtatgtatgtatagtcatttCAAGGATGTTTTGTCCTCATTACTGATTAATAAATCCAAAAGTTTCACTGGTTTAATCTCCATTACATTAGAAGAAAATCTCCACAAT from Octopus sinensis linkage group LG2, ASM634580v1, whole genome shotgun sequence encodes:
- the LOC115229254 gene encoding titin homolog isoform X2, with amino-acid sequence MDYLKRSRPYTSQILSDVNRYKSSHEDITRYRSGHEDINRYKSSHEDITRYRSSHDDSKRYKSSHEDVNRYKSSLEDSNRYKSSLDDTNRYKSGLEDTNKYISSLDDTNRYKSSLEDTSRYKSSLDDTSRYKSNLEDTSRYKSSLNDTSRYKSSLEDTSRYKSSLDDTSRYLSSLDDTSRYKSSLDDTSRYLSSLDDTSRYKSSLDDTSRYLSSLDDTNRYKSSLEDTTRYKSSVEDTTRYKSSHEDISRYKSSNEIASSRRSKVSYSDNVSSMYLTDLDLTDAGSYSSKATNKYGTTHTSSSFDIQGVRHRRKKKEDLETETRFITYDGTQVDPLSPPVILLPLVDEYRNIGESVTFSITVRSQSDVEVTWSHNEDIIQPSSKYSISKEHDVYYLSISDLNPNDAGCWRCLAINYYGQAQTACELTVYNYTLERYRAPKFLQGLHNIVVSEGASVKFRCKISAHPEGKIIWFKNRQPIKDDNVYKISEESSEIFSLFINEVIREDIGFYMCQAINQAGSSSSEAKLSVETQEKPLSLLERNPLSKEHSQPPEDDEEEQPKYTCMPEFTTKLKNKLAQVDNPIRLSCSVSGVPDPTIQWYKNGEKIHNGLTYVIKNSSGLLTLDIPCVSSKDEGQYVCEASNSHGTVSCSSTISLQGSNRSLSKISDYETPVFLDTPLCCTAACGEDAMFNCVATGHPSPSFKWSKDGINVEDNRRCQVFVDNHGGCRLIIHKVEENDSGLYSCTAHNSAGRTTCSTRLRIVGVSATHSRQTSQERSYSLQKFEKAPDLDVADRMLTPGQPPYFTMMLAKKIELNEGEKLRLDCSIEGIPSPVITWQKGVRQLTYDARHRIIAYGTLQTLEIPAVMITDRGEYIVRAANVFGIIETSCSVTVNKKSKKGYDRQYNKMKGSVSRRSASTEEDTTKLQAPFFVKHLPHTIDVIEGTDVRLDCVVKTQKPVPQIEVTSDRQTIEGGVKSASQTVEPAEKMTPSHVSDYKVTTSAAAAPCSGEEREIDPSFTQKFDDIVVTEGDDAVLECKTSGESDVRWLKDGEALSSSDHITIVCKGGLHQLHIHKCTGDDEAIYTCISSAGGKSASCMAMLSTKRNRESLFDSSYGEDLFKRWEIRLYGESYSRPERHSPQRSPERERRYRSSSQESDRHSRYSRYSESPYNRYPSYGGGSKERYSRYDRFRRSESYDLSQRSESHDQYRRSESFDLGSDYDARYDDNFRRNLRRRTSDSDYSIDTDDETKPWSMRGRHHEKREEKYSKETTDPTSPRPYDELDSTSRTTRETLEQKLQVKETKRISDKSIESVEEKYSALTKSLFADSAGSKETTTDRTEYISSSKEYKTDSIGMEEDKKLEFQDVSYDSSHQKYKLSYETESSDVFVDTEVPTKKVTETPEKVTDVPTEVPEKAADIPVEVPEKVVDVPADVPEKIVDISVEVPEKVADIPIEVPEKVADIPVEVPEKIVDISVEVPEKVADIPTEVPEKVADIPVEVPEKIVDISVEVPEKIVDIPTEIPEKVADVPTEEPEKIVDISFEIPEAVAEIPVEVPEKAADIPVEVFEKVADVPTEEPEKVADVPTEKAAEITVEEPEKAVDISFEIPETVADIPTELPEKVTDVPAEVPEKAPEVSTDVAEKTADAPTNIAETITDVHVEVREEISEVSTDVAEKTADAPTDIAETITDVHFEVSEEISEVSTDVAEKVHDTPSDMHETVSEVITTDSSEKITDVSTEITEVFEVTTEVTERKSEISTDITEETTSVSADVTELESDIVADVANKEPETITVISETITNVIEKRSNIDTEETGKEVDFSFTVSEENVQVGEKGDVGVTEERTVVVDKQDQEQCFSIAVSDENVNIVSDVTEGQDGKVHMTTEDQEITVEFDSDKFGQLQSEVTVEGVKEKTETVTESYGVETEVKTEKVDIISGEGTHIEVPDTKDVKVVDVHTEVHQQHGGLLTEDEAKEGGVHEEVSYQKTEVYTEKGADGSTKTTEVTSTITEKGSEGSSQTTEVITTTTTKTVKGKYESSEMEGTASEVLSSEVQVEQFDDSVEKEIPNGAESVLVEVKTGLSISPERQQTFSFDFVQDAQGEMESVAGASSSTVEQSFTTETFTENGTEREVTLSHDKEVIIEEYETFSIPPGQNIFVENKSQIEQLCELSEEKRKEIIDSSEREFSLLEQTPDTKLKYTTKSEQENTEYGQWDISEKLVKDGVINTDEALNEKYQQLNQKIEGKQKDHEIISASDDSLTFDNKTGVVSSSLAAAAVHEEKLDTSTKTELHQSEATGEYSNYISSDKEREKPLITDLQSDIGSKSVTESQEVEEINKQRISEISDIHKEEISRKDVEDFAESFVHKIIEEEMKEKSSSTDSSTSKLTKDLKTETGPSDGLAKDNAFEQTATIVNVEPDEELGKVAKDVDKKLKQEYTVEMPVSPDQRNLSVNENISNESQSTFKYEETKLMKDERTVHTSSPVIEEMVSPFDQSEEVHRGIVEEPDEERVVSKSSKKENVFFDTNDFELSNICQDVSKDEVKKITDTPQPPISKDFSDNQEYTKQELDSNRGVQKEETDYKSTEVREKLEFRESPSDSSSKKAAFIHHEDSCEFGFDSETASTDDAADTQFSSSKSRLMYSRRTVQSSDLDNKGYERSFDEVSGVSSTDDLEMNEDASASKFYRRRTFQRQNTDDQLEEDQCYTERPFESWSTSEHYETGRKSYKLGGNIGKEDLPSESDGVWTRKPIFSEDSLSYVSEQASISSESFRGIDTESNRTSSLERQLSEDETFFLRQTSIDSDRLNYQFPDDVNISQRQKFDPEEFFYRQISEDAAYDKQTSKERHSDQRQISEDTSYQRQSSEDAGIRKKQEVKDIEHQSSESSEPSDSQTRHLHRESEDYSVVTKKEYEADGEEEIDESHRTKHLDTAEQSVTEKSETITTTEKSVKESSQITTSTESSEHSKTTTEGGQSPEQQSSRKSKSQSPSQVVASSESTERSKKTTEGSRSPEQPSSRKSKSQSPMPQDAYQIEQLLRAARIKSPTMEEILKDRQFPPVFVKELPRLLEAKIGEDAKMTCVIRYIVKVEWKKMGKKIEKDKRRRMITDDSGNLTLHIKNVQNSDSGIYSCIATESDGTITETQCVLIVRGKKE